The segment CGGCGGCACATGTGTTCAGTACGCAGGGTGAAAAAGATGGACTGCTTCTTCTcactggcgcagcggctgctctgAGTCCCACACCTGGCATGATTGGATACGGCACAGCAAAGTCTGCAGTCCACTTTCTCTGCCAGTCTATTGCGGCAGACCCATCTGTGTTGCCAACAGATGCGAGTGTTCTGGCTATCCTTCCCACTATCCTTGACACTCCCGGAAATAGAAGTGCGATGCCTCACGCTGACCGCTCCACGTGGACGTCACTCGAGGACGTCGCGCAGCAGATCGTTGAGTGGAGCAATGGAAGTCGTCGTCCTGCTAGCGGATCACTCGTCAAGATCGTCACAGAAAACTCGAAGACGCGTTTCATTGTGTAGCAACGTAAAGTGCCCAACTCTCCCACAGGCCGGAGAGGCTTGTGTGAACTGTGTCAGGGAACGCAGCgtggctgcgcgtgcgtagTAGGAGCGGAGTGCTTACCATCTCAGGAGGGAAAACTTCTGTTCAGCGATCTAAATAGCCCTTACTCGGATGAGACGTTCACCGTGCGCGCTTTGCTCTGCTCATCACGTTTGATGGCACATGTGCACCACACATCACCACCCAACCCAAGAGCGACGATCTTGTCGGCAGCACGACCGGACGACCAACGCGTGAAGTGGTAAGAGCTCGCAATGGATCACTGGCCACTCTGCCTGtatgcgcgcacacgaggCGCCACAcctaccccctcctctctgtaCTCTTGCACTTCGTCGTTGATTCTGCTCAGTCCACCATCCCGTTTGTTTTCACCGGCACGGACATACATACGCGATCAGCTCTGCCGCCTGCCCAACTCGACTCACCTCTGTAGGTaatcgcacgcacacgtacaggCAGTCTCTCCCGCTGGTGACCGCGAAGATGGCGTCTGGCGGATCTGTCATCGCGATCAAATACAACGGCGGCGTACTGATGGCGGCGGACACGCTGCTGTCCTACGGGTCTCTCGCCAAGTGGCCCAACATCCCGCGCATCAAGCTGCTCGGCAGCCACTCTGCCGTGTGCGCCACGGGCAGCTACGCCGACTTCCAGATGATGACGAAGCAGGTGGAGGACAACATTGAGCGCCAGAGGA is part of the Leishmania infantum JPCM5 WGS CACT00000000 data, contig 8, whole genome shotgun sequence genome and harbors:
- the QDPR-7 gene encoding quinonoid dihydropteridine reductase, yielding MKNVLLIGACGALGRAVANAFAKGKWSIISVDQAAAVQQGDGCGAVNPASSIEELQQAYKSAVTGLKVDAVINVAGGWAGGSVADARTAASTELMLRQSLFSSVAAAHVFSTQGEKDGLLLLTGAAAALSPTPGMIGYGTAKSAVHFLCQSIAADPSVLPTDASVLAILPTILDTPGNRSAMPHADRSTWTSLEDVAQQIVEWSNGSRRPASGSLVKIVTENSKTRFIV